The following proteins are encoded in a genomic region of Xenopus laevis strain J_2021 chromosome 3L, Xenopus_laevis_v10.1, whole genome shotgun sequence:
- the LOC121401141 gene encoding brain acid soluble protein 1-like, producing MTLWEREQKLQEAAGEEQKASPAAEGEDEGAPAVEEREDGAPGEQQAPAAEEEKEEGTDGEQPAPAVEEEKEDGAPGEQPAPAVKEEREEEASEEKTAPVAEEKEREEGALGQQQAPAAEREERAPAAEEVKEDGAQEEHQAPAAEEEEREEGASGQEQAPAEEEEREEGAPRKQPAPAAEEEKEDGAPGEQQAPAAEEEREEGAPREEPAPTPEEENEEEATKEQAPEVEETIEDPPVVERPTLRKRVRKAIMKRLRRVWHSTQRLHLLPARPCHHGLHPFPSNPTYPASVVGFIIPISDINRLPAEIRTAS from the exons ATGACGCTCTGGGAGAGGGAGCAGAAGCTGCAGGAGGCTgctgg TGAGGAACAAAAGGCAAGTCCTGCAGCTGAGGGAGAGGACGAAGGAgctcctgcagtggaggagagaGAAGACGGAGCTCCT ggagaacagcaagctcctgcagccgaggaggagaaggaagaggggACTGATGGAGAACAACCAGCTCCTGCAGTGGAGGAAGAGAAGGAAGACGGAGCTCCAGGAGAACAACCAGCTCCTGCAGTgaaggaggagagagaagaggaagCCTCTGAGGAAAAAACAGCTCCTGTAGCAGaggagaaggagagagaagagggagctctTGGACAACAGCAAGCTCCTGctgcagagagagaagagagagctCCGGCAGCAGAGGAGGTGAAGGAGGATGGAGCTCAAGAAGAACATCAAGCTCCTGCAGCggaagaggaggagagagaagagggagcctCTGGACAAGAGCAAGCTCctgctgaggaggaggagagagaggagggagCCCCTAGGAAACAACCAGCTCCTGCAGCGGAGGAAGAGAAGGAAGACGGAGCTCCAGGAGAACAACAAGCTCCTGCTgcggaggaggagagagaagagggagcccCTAGGGAAGAACCAGCTCCTACACCGGAGGAGGAGAATGAAGAGGAAGCAACTAAAGAACAAGCTCCTGAGGTGGAAGAGACCATCGAAGATCCTCCGGTGGTAGAAAGGCCGACCCTCCGAAAACGGGTCAGGAAGGCCATAATGAAGAGGCTCCGCAGggtttgg cattccacccaaagactccACCTGCTGCCGGCCCGACCCTGCCACCACGGCCTACATCCGTTTCCTTCCAACCCTACCTATCCCGCGAGC